The Coccinella septempunctata chromosome 6, icCocSept1.1, whole genome shotgun sequence genome segment tatgttagttatgttgaaaaagtgctatgatgtttccccatttcattccatttttacgacgattgttggaatggtCGAACAAGatgattgtgatgcccattgtgagaaaattcatgaataatttagatgaatttaattggtgagattttgaagtatcattctattttttacacttgtgtcctaagtctcttctgtcagttggtatcgaaatgagccatttcataaagtcgtgtaagttactgaaaaataatgagaacaattcggcaatcctgagtttccattttcattaccacgtaaatatctaacgagccaatatcctaaacgaaaccacatggtcgaatcaggacataagttttttccactgctttgcgataattcacctAACAAacagtctagggtcgtattaggatctatttcagtaatcattttcaatttttttttcaactttgtcatttttatAGGTGATTTTCGGTGAaactttattttgaccagttctaccttttgttgaaaaaaagcctcaccttcaaatacaaccTGTATTTATGGAATCACACTTGGATATTGAATTATGTTGAACAGTTGAACACATTGTCAATATATAGGTCATATTGTCACTATATAGATCATATTGTCACTATATAGGTCATATTGTCACTATATAGGTCATATTGTCACTATATAGGTATATCCAATAACCTCATAAAAGTCTCATGAATGCTGTGAAGAGAAGAGAGGTTTTTAAACATGTGAAAAGTCCAAAATTCCATAATCTGATtgaggaaatttttttcaaaacagcTTTTATTAagttaataaattcatgtttgatgtaaaattcttttttttatttcagcctCGAAAAAATGAAGCGCCATCGTAAATTTAATATAGGTGAGTACACTCCTAAGTTCTTCCTTTTGACTGAAAAAAGTGTAATTCAATGTTTTACGTCTGACTCTCCCAACCACATACATAAAAGCAAAGAAAGGGATAAAGGAAAGAAAATTTGACCATTCTTTTGATTTTTATCTCATCCAAGACAGATATAAAATGGATATCATTAAATTGAAAACCAATGAGCACTATATAGGCTTCTAGCCATttagttcttcgaatttttttttatcaccaAAGACTtaggatttttgtttttcaaaatttttgggACAGTGTATTCGGATATAATTAatagattattttattttcttcaattttcattcaatcatttttcaaaatacagtTATTTTCCCTTTCATGTGATACACGATAAATATGTCCAACTTTTTATTTAAGTTTTTATCATTTCTTTGATGAAGTGTATTTTATTTCCATCTTCTCTACGACAAATACGCTCTCTTACTGTTCCATTTCTGTTCTGTTACACCAATGTAAGCTCTACGACCTATTTTTTCTCGATAAATGTCTCAATATCATAACGATCTTCACGATTTGATGTATATGTACGCACTGCTAGGAGTTTTTGAATTCTTCGGGGTCAGATGTCAAACAATCACGATTCTCCTAAAGGATAGTTCGACAACTTACTCGAATGGAAAGTATCGTTAAATTCACTTTCACATCGATCGATGAAAATGCTGCTGTTTATTTGGCTCTAATTGGTATGTGATCTATCGTACCCCATTATTCATCAGTATTGCAATATCTGTTCTCGGATTTGTGTAAGCTCTGTATGTAAAGTGGGCATCTTCTTACTTTTTCATATGGAAGATTGCCCGAAGAATTCATTTTAGAAAATATACTGAATATAGAAAATTATGTGATGGTAGAACCTATATGTGATATGTTGGTTTTCAAAAATTCGAAggcacaataaaaaaaaacttatttttataCTATATTCTTAAAAAATCTTCTAATGACCGAAAAGACTAACAATAACAGTGTTTTTTGGTCAAATTATAACGATTTAGGAAAAAATCCTAAATGGAAGGACCCATTTAGAATATCAGATATGTGGTTTGGCTATAATGTGttgaaaaactttttatttttatttctttgaaatctCAATAAATTTTTCTATAAATATACTAGCTTTAGttctgaattttcttgaattcttTAATTCGAGCGCTGTAAGCAGGGTTATtactttcaaaaaattttcaacagccCTGACTTTTTAAACAACCAAAATTTTGGTAATCAAATGAAAGTTCTGTTTCTCTTACAGGAAATCTCCTTCTTCTCTGCAGTTTTCATTACCTTTCCAAAATTCAAGTGAGTATAACCCACTTAATTTACAAGTTTTTCATATTTCCTGTTCGTTTTCTATTTGTGAGGTGAAAAAAAATAACTATACCTTCTCAGaatatcattttatgtataattttttatttcgagATCCGTCAAATTTCGTAAAATTTCAGACACAATTTTCCTGTATTTCAACTATCTATATCTTAGATCTTCAAGCAATCTCATCCATATATTGGACACGCTTTATACAGAAACGTTGATTAAATGATTTGTgtcaattctttgaaaattctTCAGTAGTGAATATGTACCCATTCTCCATTTCCTTATTTCTTTACTGTTGTAATGCGATAGTTTACCCGGATTCTGATTCTTCACCAATTACAGGTAACCATCAAAGTAATCGAGTTTTTTCCGCGTGAATACTAATTCTTCTCCTAGAATGAATTAATGACTGGTTGAACATTCCATTGGACATGGAAAGACGATTATTTGTTTCGAAATTAGAAGATTCTTCTTGGTTCAATCTCAACCAGGAATTATAGAGTTGCAACAGTCTGAATGTTGTGATATAAATGATAGTAGAATTCGCTTCCTCTTATCCGTGGCCGACCTCAAAATATgttttgaaatttcatcgaaaaaaaaatcataatacatGGACATAATTTCACAGTTTTCTCTTTACAGCTAGTCCATAGCTTAGAAAACACAGCTGGTTCCCAGAAATCGGAACTACCATCAGTTAATTATCAAGGTAATAACTAGATTGGATCTGACAATAAATCCCTACTATTCGACCATAAGTTAGCCACCTAAAcctcaatcagaaaaaaatacgTCAATTGATTCATTCTTCTAGGTGTCCAGGGTAAACCTGGATTAGATTTTCCAGTACTGACAGCCATTCCAAAAACGAGTTTCAGTTGTAGAGACATTGAAACAGGATACTATGCAGATTTAGAAACAAACTGTCAGGTAAGATACCAATTTCTGGAAAATActccagatttttgaacaaaaaacttCGATCTTCCATTTTCATGAAatccaaattaaataagtatTTTATTTCTCTTTCGTTCATGAAATATCCCAGTGTATTTTGAAGCCCCAAAAAACTGCTATAATTTTATGGGGAGAAATTACTCGACCTACTGATCTGAAGAACGATCTCGATTATTCCCCACATCATTAAAGTCCagatgaatgaatttttcttaCGTGACACGGATTACGACACGATTCAAATGTAGATTAACACCAGAATATCTGAGGATAGAACAATGGTGTTTGCAGTAAGTCATTCCgtaatgaatttcgaaatattcttcCATATAATGAATCGTTCATCAAAAGCGTATTTCATGATAGCTAAATATTGGTCGGATCATAACTCACGGAGTGATTTATGACTGTTATGGTTATTTATTCTGACCCCTACAATTCATATTAAcctaatttcaattattttaccTCAAGAACTTGAACTTTTTCTAAGGGATGCTTGAATTTTGGGTAATTAGAGTCCTTCTAACATTTGAGGGATTAAAAAAGGACctgaaaatatatcaattgaGATTTTATATCTTGTTAATGACATAGACAGGGACATAAGCACGATTTTCCATTTCTAGGTCTTCCACATCTGCGAAGATGGAAAGAAAACGTCATTTTTATGCCCCAATGGAACGATATTCCAGCAGTCTGACCTGATTTGCGACTGGTGGTTCAAAGTGAACTGCACAAACTCTCCTCTGCTTTACGAAGAAAGCTCCGAGCAGCTCAAAGAGGAACTCATCAAGAAAAAGTCATCCCGCAGACTCACTCACAaaggttcagataaatatcgtCTGAACTGGGGTTCTCAAAAAAAGTCGCCAACGAACCAAGAGGCTTATGAGGACAAAAAGGACAAAGCCAATTCGAAACAGAATTGGTCTTCTGTTTATAACGAACCGCAATGGAGTGATAAAGGTAAAAACAGAAATCTCGATCATGCACTCGAATACAAAACAATCGAAAATACTTCCACAACAACTGAAATTCCAAAAAGAAAACAGAGTAACTATAGAAAAATCGTCATGAGGAAAAGACCAACAGGAGAAACAAAACAAATTACCAATACTGCAAAACATAGGGATACATCAGGAGATTCGACCCGAAACACATATGAAGAAAACATCATGACTGTCACACCAGAAACAACAACCAAGTTCATTTCATCAACATCCAGAAAAAGATTCCAAtataaagattttcaaaaaccGTACAGTTCGACGATATCCAACAAGGTACAGGAAGCAACCACAACATCTGGCTTTTACATTTCAAGGAGGGCAAACCAGACTTCAAGTCCAAACATTCCAACACAACATAAAAATAACGACAATACAAAATCTGATTTGGATAAAGAACCCCGATATCAAAACGAATATGTGAATATATTTGTTGGAACGAGACAAAAGGTTCTCAGAGCCAACAACTATAGGGTATCCAATAACCTCTGCAAATCTTGCCAGAAGAACACAAAACTGGACTCCCCAACGAAATACTTGAACGGAGACAGCAACACATTATCCGAAGATTCCGATGAAACTCAAGTGCCTCAAGAGACGGCTTCGATAGTTGACAGTAGtcgttataaaaatttcaacaggAATAAAGTGGAAAAAACAAATGGATACTATGAAAACCACAAGCCAGAATACACAGAAATCAAGGATCCTAGGTTTTACAACGAAAAATACTTCAACAATATAGTACCAGTAACTTCCCAGTATGTAACGACACAATCATTCAATACCCGTAAAACGTTTGTTGGCAGTAGTGTTGGCACCCCTATACCTAGAAACCAAACAACAAATAACCGACAAAGTGTAACGTTGAACATAGGAGACCATAATAGGAAGACGTTTAAACTCTCGGCTATAGCTTTCAACACTGCTCAAGCACTTAACCCTTTCCAAAACGAAGAAACAGCTTTCAAATCCCCTGTTTTAGAAGTAGTGAACACCCCTGCTCCTATCAAACCAACGCAAGAACTCTCAACCATATCATTCAATACTGTAGAACCATTTGATCCTTATATCAGAACTGATGGACCAAGTACGAAAGCAACAGCTGATGTAGCTAAAGAAACATTCGAACCCTCAACAGAGCCTTCCAACACTCCAACATTGAATCCTTTGAGCAAAACTGAATTGAACTCCGAACCAGTTGAGAATGATAAAGACGTATTAAAAATATCGACAATATCGCTGAATACAGCACAAGCTTATGAATCCCTATTCAGTGAAGAAAGTAGGTCACCTGTACAACCAAAGCCAACTGAGGAAAAAACTGAGTTACCTCCATTAGTACTGGAAGTTCCAAACAACACAGCACCATCGACTGATCCTCCATTTACTTCGAGGAGATTGGAAATACCCACAACCCTAGAGCCAGGGTATCCTGATGAGGTGGAAATCAGGTTCAAAGAAGACCCTGAGGAGTTCCACCATCAAGTGAGCTCTTCTACAGAGGGATCAGATATAACAACAACTCCAATACCAACAAGAGCCCCACTTCCTCGATTGAAACCAAGACCTTTTGAGGTACTTTCAACAGAATCATCATCTTTAGGAGTGAGTAACGATAAGTCCGAGAAATTTGATGAGTTTCTACCCTACCCCTTCTTCAAAATATCCACTGCCAGCCCGTTCTCCTTACCAGAAGTTGCAACTCAAAACGATAACTATTTGGGATTAACTGAAGCTCCAACAACTGAACCAACCAATTTTTACATAAAACCAGATGGCGTGAGCGTGAATGATGACGGTCAAAAATCATCAGAAACCTTCAGACCTGGCTTGGTGGTACCTTCCTCAGTTAGTCCCCTAACCCTCCACACTTTAGCAGCATATTTCGAAAACGCCCTGAGCAACATGACTTCAGAAGAAAGGGAAAATTTAGATTTGAACGATGACAATGTTGATATGGAGGAAAAACTTAGAGCTTTACTGAGCCATATGACCAG includes the following:
- the LOC123316014 gene encoding uncharacterized protein LOC123316014, with product MIVMPILVHSLENTAGSQKSELPSVNYQGVQGKPGLDFPVLTAIPKTSFSCRDIETGYYADLETNCQVFHICEDGKKTSFLCPNGTIFQQSDLICDWWFKVNCTNSPLLYEESSEQLKEELIKKKSSRRLTHKGSDKYRLNWGSQKKSPTNQEAYEDKKDKANSKQNWSSVYNEPQWSDKGKNRNLDHALEYKTIENTSTTTEIPKRKQSNYRKIVMRKRPTGETKQITNTAKHRDTSGDSTRNTYEENIMTVTPETTTKFISSTSRKRFQYKDFQKPYSSTISNKVQEATTTSGFYISRRANQTSSPNIPTQHKNNDNTKSDLDKEPRYQNEYVNIFVGTRQKVLRANNYRVSNNLCKSCQKNTKLDSPTKYLNGDSNTLSEDSDETQVPQETASIVDSSRYKNFNRNKVEKTNGYYENHKPEYTEIKDPRFYNEKYFNNIVPVTSQYVTTQSFNTRKTFVGSSVGTPIPRNQTTNNRQSVTLNIGDHNRKTFKLSAIAFNTAQALNPFQNEETAFKSPVLEVVNTPAPIKPTQELSTISFNTVEPFDPYIRTDGPSTKATADVAKETFEPSTEPSNTPTLNPLSKTELNSEPVENDKDVLKISTISLNTAQAYESLFSEESRSPVQPKPTEEKTELPPLVLEVPNNTAPSTDPPFTSRRLEIPTTLEPGYPDEVEIRFKEDPEEFHHQVSSSTEGSDITTTPIPTRAPLPRLKPRPFEVLSTESSSLGVSNDKSEKFDEFLPYPFFKISTASPFSLPEVATQNDNYLGLTEAPTTEPTNFYIKPDGVSVNDDGQKSSETFRPGLVVPSSVSPLTLHTLAAYFENALSNMTSEERENLDLNDDNVDMEEKLRALLSHMTRQKYEQLFKQMESDGDDTVETTTVKEADYEDSEENPEDTQKVRKLAKLFSQALSDYLNDPMNFKNRLIQVRPTEPPSEGYVFSTEKELLSFSEDDSKNTLASLYNSTWSFITPNKTEVNADQNNNFIGSEGEGLSIADSQSFISQFNSLNYEDKQKVGSDNLPKNHWTSSPHATNLWRTTFAVDPFSLNKDFLVTESYTAVATETEPTETYSEVDPPSISSEEQEEIKYELRVFPKLPTNSSKLQGILIDFMNSSTTSESERLHRILRKLNTTEDEFLDRMKKIEENPLTRRLILLLIHECESTRNEKEELIPFLNPERKTEDNFSTDSGSVEDDASANKDQDARALQLLNSLYNIATKFGR